A part of Bacillus thuringiensis genomic DNA contains:
- a CDS encoding cysteine hydrolase family protein — translation MKKALIVIDVQAGMYTIGMPVHNGEKFLQTLQELIGECRSNDIPVIYVQHNGPKGHPLEKGTDGWGIHAAIAPQEGDSIVEKTTPDSFHKTNLGEVLQEKGIEHVIISGMQTEYCVDTTTRRAFSEGYKVTLVSDAHSTFDTEVLRAEDIVKHHNVVFGAFADVVSLNDLKVEA, via the coding sequence ATGAAAAAAGCTTTAATAGTAATTGATGTGCAAGCAGGTATGTATACAATAGGAATGCCAGTACATAATGGGGAAAAGTTTTTACAAACATTGCAAGAACTTATTGGAGAATGTCGTTCAAATGATATTCCGGTTATTTATGTCCAACATAACGGGCCTAAAGGTCATCCGTTAGAAAAAGGTACAGATGGTTGGGGAATACATGCGGCGATTGCTCCGCAAGAAGGGGACAGTATCGTTGAAAAGACGACGCCAGATTCATTCCATAAGACAAACTTAGGCGAAGTGTTACAAGAAAAAGGAATTGAACACGTTATTATTTCAGGGATGCAAACAGAGTACTGTGTGGATACGACAACGCGAAGAGCGTTTAGTGAAGGGTATAAAGTAACGTTAGTGAGTGATGCACATAGTACGTTTGATACAGAAGTGTTACGTGCTGAAGACATTGTGAAGCATCATAACGTAGTGTTTGGAGCGTTTGCTGATGTCGTTTCACTAAACGATTTGAAGGTAGAAGCATAA
- a CDS encoding YfzA family protein, whose translation MEHELNKAQPIWKRTWFRYLGVFIIVQLLFIICEITGWAPNFKPSGEFLNRILHSEFFTEWFTPYEIPHFNVFTAFFAITLLPYALIGAMKDFTTRKNINN comes from the coding sequence ATGGAACATGAATTAAATAAGGCGCAGCCGATTTGGAAACGGACATGGTTTCGCTATCTAGGGGTATTTATAATTGTTCAATTACTATTTATTATTTGTGAGATTACAGGATGGGCACCAAATTTTAAGCCAAGTGGAGAGTTTTTAAATAGAATTTTACATTCTGAATTTTTCACGGAATGGTTCACTCCATATGAAATTCCTCATTTTAATGTGTTTACAGCATTTTTTGCGATTACATTGTTACCATACGCATTAATAGGTGCAATGAAAGATTTTACAACAAGGAAAAATATAAATAATTAA
- a CDS encoding DUF2332 domain-containing protein, translating into MRTQEQIANLFRNFSITECKGSSNLYEYLSIKIAEDDEVLTLSSYAQVGQPVPNLLLGAVHYLLLAGKEHHLKTYYRSLVENVHTDLDQAFDHFKDFCKMYREEIITLLQTKLVQTNEVRRCAYLYPSFCYIFNKVKKPLALIEIGTSSGLQLFWDQYSYSYGTDEIYGNINSNVQLSSEIRGKKMPHFLKESPSVVERIGLDLHVNDLHSDEDYLWLRALIWPEHKERLEMFDQAASLVKNESVQLIEGDGVELLPSIIEQISEEAVICIFHTHVANQIPEPVKHKLEKQIQEIGAKRDVFHLYNNMWDRDLHIDYYINGNEYRETVGETEGHGRWFSWKLGKETIC; encoded by the coding sequence ATGCGTACACAAGAACAAATCGCAAACTTATTTCGAAATTTTTCAATAACGGAATGTAAAGGGTCAAGTAACTTGTATGAATACTTATCTATAAAAATTGCTGAAGATGATGAAGTGCTTACACTATCTTCCTACGCTCAAGTAGGCCAACCAGTTCCAAACTTATTATTAGGCGCAGTACATTATTTATTACTAGCAGGGAAAGAACATCATTTAAAAACGTATTATAGAAGCTTAGTTGAAAATGTTCATACGGATTTAGATCAAGCTTTTGATCATTTTAAAGATTTCTGTAAAATGTACCGAGAAGAAATCATTACTTTGTTACAAACGAAACTTGTTCAAACGAATGAAGTAAGACGATGTGCGTATTTATACCCAAGTTTCTGTTACATATTTAATAAAGTGAAAAAGCCGTTAGCGTTAATCGAAATTGGTACAAGTTCTGGATTACAACTCTTCTGGGATCAATATAGCTATTCGTACGGAACAGATGAAATATACGGAAATATAAATTCGAACGTACAATTAAGTTCTGAAATAAGAGGGAAGAAGATGCCTCATTTTCTAAAAGAAAGTCCATCTGTCGTAGAAAGAATCGGACTAGACTTACATGTAAATGATTTACATAGTGATGAAGATTATTTATGGCTACGTGCACTCATTTGGCCGGAACATAAAGAAAGACTTGAAATGTTTGACCAAGCAGCATCTTTAGTAAAAAATGAATCTGTCCAATTAATAGAAGGAGACGGTGTGGAGCTGTTGCCATCTATTATTGAACAAATAAGTGAAGAGGCTGTAATCTGTATTTTCCACACACACGTCGCAAATCAAATACCTGAACCAGTAAAACATAAGCTAGAAAAACAAATACAAGAAATCGGCGCAAAACGTGATGTATTCCACCTATATAACAACATGTGGGACCGGGACCTTCATATTGATTATTATATTAACGGAAACGAATATCGTGAAACGGTTGGGGAAACGGAAGGGCATGGAAGATGGTTTAGTTGGAAGCTTGGGAAGGAGACGATTTGTTAG
- a CDS encoding nitroreductase, whose amino-acid sequence MNSFEQMMYVGVIMSIVLSVLILGSLYYNPRLSLTDYPKDIQKVVFPKSIHEKKQTIYFNIIYNAILFSTPFVSTYILHKHEKLLYVDAYLHSFGILMIFNLVDLFIIDWLIFCWITPRFVVIPSTEGMKGYKDYKFHLRGAIVGTQFLAIVSLFLAGIATTI is encoded by the coding sequence ATGAATTCATTTGAGCAAATGATGTACGTTGGTGTCATTATGTCTATTGTACTATCCGTATTGATTTTGGGCTCTTTATATTATAATCCTCGTCTTTCGTTAACTGATTATCCAAAAGATATTCAAAAGGTAGTTTTTCCAAAATCGATTCATGAAAAAAAGCAAACGATTTACTTTAATATCATATATAATGCTATTCTTTTCAGTACTCCTTTCGTTTCTACATATATACTGCATAAACATGAAAAATTATTATATGTTGATGCCTATTTACATAGTTTTGGTATTTTAATGATTTTTAATTTAGTAGATTTATTTATAATTGATTGGCTAATATTTTGCTGGATTACCCCGAGATTTGTTGTTATTCCTAGTACAGAAGGGATGAAGGGATATAAAGATTACAAGTTCCATTTAAGAGGGGCTATAGTAGGTACTCAATTTTTGGCAATTGTAAGTTTGTTTTTGGCTGGAATTGCAACAACTATTTAG
- a CDS encoding ABC transporter ATP-binding protein: MLKIFKYLKQKEWILIVASIVFIAGQVWLDLKLPDFMSEITTLVQTKGSETSEIWAAGGKMLLCALGSMILSVVVGYFAARVATSLSKELRKGVFNKTLSFSMEEINGFSTASLITRSTNDITQIQQTVAMGLQVMIKAPILAVWAILKITGKSWEWSAATGVAVVALLVMIGSIIIFVLPKFKVVQKMTDNLNLVTREGLTGIRVVHAYNAQEYQEAKFEKANEDLTDTNLLVNRLMAIMQPGMGLIMSGLTLSIYWIGAHLIMNAGGMDRIGLFSDMVVFSSYAMQVVMAFMLLAMTFIMLPRASVSAARINEVLDTPQTITDGEMKASPKGVEGEIELRNVSFKYPDAGEYVLKDISFTAHKGETVAFIGSTGSGKSTLINLIPRFYDVSEGEVIVDGINVKEYAQEALHNKFGYVSQKAVLFSGTVKSNVAYGDNGQTLPIDEDIKKAVEIAQGKEFVEKMDGEYNAAIAQGGTNLSGGQKQRLSIARAVSKNPEIFIFDDSFSALDYKTDRQLRSTLKKETKGATTLIVAQRIGTIKDADKIIVLDEGKIVGMGTHDELLKTCKTYQEIAYSQLSKEELGNA; the protein is encoded by the coding sequence ATGTTGAAAATATTTAAATACTTAAAACAAAAAGAATGGATACTTATTGTTGCTAGTATTGTGTTCATTGCAGGTCAAGTTTGGTTAGATTTGAAACTACCAGATTTTATGTCTGAAATTACAACCCTTGTACAGACGAAGGGTAGCGAAACGAGCGAGATATGGGCAGCAGGAGGAAAGATGCTTTTATGTGCTCTCGGCAGTATGATTTTATCAGTTGTTGTTGGTTATTTTGCGGCGAGAGTAGCAACTTCCCTTTCAAAAGAATTGAGAAAAGGGGTATTTAACAAAACGTTATCTTTCTCTATGGAAGAAATTAATGGTTTTTCAACGGCAAGTCTTATTACTCGTTCTACTAATGATATAACGCAAATACAGCAGACTGTTGCAATGGGTCTTCAAGTTATGATTAAAGCTCCTATCCTTGCGGTTTGGGCCATTTTGAAGATTACAGGTAAAAGTTGGGAATGGTCAGCGGCAACAGGAGTAGCAGTCGTTGCTTTGCTTGTAATGATAGGCAGCATTATCATCTTTGTGCTACCGAAATTTAAAGTAGTCCAAAAAATGACAGATAATCTGAACCTAGTAACAAGAGAAGGTTTAACTGGTATTCGTGTTGTTCATGCCTATAACGCACAAGAGTATCAAGAAGCAAAATTTGAAAAAGCAAATGAAGATTTAACAGATACAAATCTTTTGGTGAACCGCCTGATGGCCATTATGCAGCCGGGTATGGGTCTAATTATGTCAGGTTTAACTCTTTCTATCTATTGGATTGGGGCTCATTTGATTATGAATGCAGGTGGAATGGATCGAATCGGTTTGTTCAGTGATATGGTAGTATTTTCGTCTTACGCAATGCAGGTCGTTATGGCGTTTATGTTATTAGCGATGACGTTTATTATGCTGCCGCGTGCTTCAGTATCTGCAGCACGTATTAATGAAGTGTTAGATACCCCTCAGACAATTACGGATGGGGAGATGAAGGCGTCGCCTAAGGGAGTTGAAGGTGAAATCGAACTGCGTAATGTGAGCTTTAAATATCCTGACGCAGGAGAATATGTTTTGAAAGATATTAGTTTTACGGCACATAAAGGTGAAACTGTCGCTTTTATTGGCTCTACTGGTAGTGGCAAAAGTACGCTGATTAATTTGATTCCAAGATTTTATGATGTTTCTGAGGGAGAGGTTATAGTCGACGGGATCAATGTAAAAGAGTATGCACAAGAAGCCCTTCATAATAAGTTTGGTTATGTGTCTCAAAAAGCCGTATTATTTTCAGGTACAGTAAAATCCAATGTGGCATATGGTGATAACGGCCAAACCTTGCCGATAGATGAGGATATCAAAAAAGCGGTGGAAATTGCCCAAGGAAAAGAATTTGTAGAAAAAATGGATGGCGAATATAATGCTGCTATTGCCCAAGGCGGTACAAACCTTTCTGGGGGACAAAAACAACGCCTTTCTATTGCAAGAGCAGTAAGCAAAAATCCTGAAATCTTTATTTTTGATGATTCGTTCTCTGCACTAGATTATAAAACAGATCGTCAGCTTCGTTCTACCTTGAAAAAAGAAACGAAAGGTGCGACGACCTTGATTGTAGCACAGCGAATTGGAACGATTAAAGATGCTGACAAAATCATCGTTCTTGACGAAGGTAAAATAGTAGGTATGGGAACACATGATGAATTGTTGAAAACTTGTAAGACTTATCAGGAAATTGCCTATTCACAACTATCGAAGGAGGAGCTGGGAAATGCGTAA
- a CDS encoding kinase codes for MSNPLLKSTLIILRGNSASGKTTIAKQLQEHFGQGTLLVSQDVIRRDMLRVHDTMGNLSHDLLFEITKYGKGKCEFVILEGILNSRRYGEMLKELIHYFEGNAYTYYFDLSLKETIRRHNTREKRHEFGEDSLEKWYNPHDTIEVASETIFTDNFTQKDIFDAILNDIMVRK; via the coding sequence ATGTCTAATCCTTTACTTAAATCAACTTTAATCATTCTTAGAGGCAACTCCGCAAGTGGTAAAACAACAATCGCAAAGCAACTACAAGAACATTTCGGACAAGGTACACTTTTAGTATCACAGGATGTTATACGTAGAGATATGCTTAGAGTACACGACACGATGGGGAATTTATCACATGATTTACTATTTGAAATTACAAAGTACGGAAAAGGAAAATGTGAGTTTGTTATTTTAGAAGGTATTTTAAACAGTCGAAGATACGGTGAAATGTTAAAAGAATTAATACATTATTTTGAAGGAAACGCTTATACATATTACTTTGATTTATCGTTAAAAGAAACGATTCGACGACATAACACAAGGGAAAAGCGGCATGAATTTGGTGAGGATTCCCTAGAAAAATGGTATAATCCACACGATACAATTGAAGTTGCTAGCGAAACTATTTTTACAGATAACTTCACGCAAAAAGATATATTTGATGCGATTCTTAATGATATTATGGTACGAAAATAA
- the entB gene encoding cell wall-binding protein EntB encodes MKKVIGAATATVFGLGAFTTTAIAETIVTADVLNVREKPTTESKVVEKVKEGQELKVINTEDGWSKIDLNGKEVFVSSEFTKDVYHVTANLLNVRSDANTESEILGRLKKDDVIESTHQVKDGWLQFEYKGKTAYANVSFLSSTAPVEKKAEEKTKQVAKVQKTVKAKGEVKTQKVAKVQEVAKPKEEAKVQEVVKSKEEAKVQEVAKPKEEAKVQEVVKSKEEAKVQEVAKPKEEAKVQEVAKPKEEAKVQEVAKPKEEAKVQEVVKAKEETKVQEVVKAKEETKVQEVVKPKEEAKAKEEEKAKEIAKAKEIAKAKEEAKAQEIAKAKEEEKAREIAKAKEEEKAREIAKAKEEAKAKEESKNNIQSAKRELTVVATAYTADPSENGTYGGRVLTAMGHDLTANPNMRIIAVDPKVIPLGSKVWVEGYGEAIAGDTGSAIKGNRIDVLMGSKSKAMNWGRQTVKVKIL; translated from the coding sequence ATGAAAAAAGTAATTGGAGCAGCAACAGCAACTGTTTTTGGGTTGGGGGCTTTTACCACAACTGCTATCGCAGAAACGATCGTAACAGCAGATGTACTCAACGTACGTGAAAAACCGACAACGGAATCAAAAGTTGTTGAAAAGGTAAAAGAGGGACAAGAGTTAAAAGTAATAAATACCGAAGATGGATGGTCAAAAATTGATTTAAACGGTAAAGAAGTGTTTGTAAGCTCAGAGTTTACAAAAGATGTGTATCATGTAACAGCGAATTTGTTAAATGTCCGTTCTGATGCAAATACAGAATCAGAAATTCTTGGCAGACTGAAAAAAGATGATGTAATTGAATCAACGCATCAAGTAAAAGACGGTTGGCTACAATTTGAGTATAAAGGAAAAACAGCTTATGCAAATGTTTCTTTCCTATCAAGTACAGCACCAGTTGAAAAAAAAGCTGAAGAGAAAACGAAGCAAGTAGCGAAAGTCCAAAAAACGGTTAAAGCTAAGGGAGAAGTAAAAACACAAAAAGTAGCAAAAGTGCAAGAAGTAGCAAAGCCTAAGGAAGAAGCGAAAGTGCAAGAAGTAGTAAAGTCTAAGGAAGAAGCGAAAGTGCAAGAAGTAGCAAAGCCTAAGGAAGAAGCGAAAGTGCAAGAAGTAGTAAAGTCTAAGGAAGAAGCGAAAGTGCAAGAAGTAGCAAAGCCTAAGGAAGAAGCGAAAGTGCAAGAAGTAGCAAAGCCTAAGGAAGAAGCGAAAGTGCAAGAAGTAGCAAAGCCTAAGGAAGAAGCGAAAGTGCAAGAAGTAGTAAAGGCTAAGGAAGAAACGAAAGTGCAAGAAGTAGTAAAGGCTAAGGAAGAAACGAAAGTGCAAGAAGTAGTAAAGCCTAAGGAAGAAGCGAAGGCTAAAGAAGAAGAGAAAGCTAAAGAAATAGCAAAAGCTAAAGAAATAGCAAAAGCTAAAGAAGAAGCAAAAGCTCAAGAAATAGCGAAGGCTAAGGAAGAAGAGAAAGCAAGAGAAATAGCCAAAGCTAAGGAAGAAGAGAAAGCAAGAGAAATAGCAAAAGCTAAAGAAGAAGCAAAAGCAAAAGAAGAGTCTAAAAATAACATACAGTCTGCTAAACGTGAATTAACGGTAGTAGCGACAGCATATACTGCTGATCCAAGTGAAAATGGTACATATGGTGGACGCGTTTTAACTGCGATGGGGCATGATTTAACGGCTAATCCGAATATGAGAATTATCGCAGTTGATCCGAAAGTAATCCCATTAGGATCTAAAGTATGGGTAGAAGGTTATGGAGAAGCTATCGCTGGTGATACGGGAAGTGCAATTAAAGGAAATCGCATTGATGTTTTAATGGGTTCAAAAAGTAAGGCTATGAATTGGGGAAGACAAACTGTTAAAGTGAAAATTCTATAA
- a CDS encoding GNAT family N-acetyltransferase, producing MLFQKDHVSVRYVKEEDAQVISKWLTAPEVLQYYEGRDNPQSVEMVLDHFIHNPNSHEKRCVIEFDNMPIGYIQMYPVDSEWKALYGYEESQNIWGMDQFIGEPTYWEKGIGTKLVQAAITYIMENMGAEAIAMDPKVNNERAINCYEKCGFKKVKILKEHELHEGKLEDCWMMEYKKGSCAK from the coding sequence ATGCTATTTCAAAAAGATCATGTATCGGTACGGTACGTAAAAGAAGAGGATGCACAGGTCATTTCAAAATGGTTAACAGCCCCAGAAGTCTTGCAGTATTACGAAGGGCGAGATAATCCGCAATCTGTAGAAATGGTACTGGATCATTTCATACATAATCCCAATAGTCATGAAAAAAGGTGTGTAATAGAGTTTGATAATATGCCGATTGGTTATATTCAAATGTATCCAGTTGATTCTGAGTGGAAAGCATTATATGGCTATGAAGAATCCCAAAATATATGGGGAATGGATCAATTTATCGGTGAGCCGACTTATTGGGAAAAAGGAATTGGAACGAAACTCGTTCAGGCAGCAATTACATATATTATGGAGAACATGGGAGCAGAAGCAATCGCAATGGACCCGAAAGTAAATAATGAACGCGCAATAAACTGTTATGAAAAATGCGGATTTAAAAAGGTGAAGATATTAAAGGAACATGAGCTGCATGAGGGGAAATTAGAAGATTGTTGGATGATGGAGTACAAAAAAGGGAGCTGCGCGAAATGA
- a CDS encoding TetR/AcrR family transcriptional regulator — protein sequence MPKQTFFNLEREKKELLIQAAMKEFSRVPLFEASISNIIKDAGIPRGSFYQYFEDKEDVFFFLLNDHSKRDNEKFISILKENEGDLFDSYIELYQYMLEKFKNLENRNFFRNAFLNMNYKVENTFTRNMNEDNHKNRLSEIMVLINKEKLNITEEREIFHVMKIITAVTFHNLIQNFAKEIPFDESVENYTLEISLLKKGLYKRVEN from the coding sequence ATGCCTAAACAAACATTTTTTAATTTAGAAAGAGAAAAAAAAGAACTATTAATTCAGGCAGCGATGAAAGAATTTTCAAGAGTTCCGTTATTCGAAGCATCGATTTCTAATATTATTAAAGACGCTGGAATACCGAGGGGAAGTTTTTATCAATATTTTGAGGATAAAGAAGATGTTTTCTTCTTTTTATTAAATGATCATTCTAAAAGAGATAATGAAAAATTCATTTCAATATTAAAAGAAAATGAGGGTGATTTATTTGACTCATATATTGAATTGTACCAATATATGCTAGAAAAATTCAAAAACCTAGAAAATCGAAATTTTTTTAGAAATGCCTTTTTAAATATGAATTATAAAGTTGAAAATACATTTACTCGAAATATGAACGAGGATAATCATAAAAATAGATTGTCCGAAATCATGGTCTTAATAAATAAAGAAAAATTAAATATTACAGAAGAACGAGAAATATTTCATGTTATGAAGATTATCACGGCGGTGACTTTTCACAATCTTATTCAAAATTTTGCGAAGGAAATACCATTCGATGAGTCGGTGGAAAACTATACTTTAGAAATTTCATTACTAAAAAAAGGGCTCTATAAAAGGGTGGAAAATTAA
- a CDS encoding ABC transporter ATP-binding protein yields the protein MRNNQTNSPRKSSGGPGGMVAPGEKPKNFKKPWGKLIAYCKPYLPAIVFALVLAAVGTIFTIIGPNMLSEITDLITEGMAGKIDITAIGNIALLLAILYGLSFIFSYIQSFIMATITQRVSKRLRTDIADKIDKLPLKYFDSTTYGDVLSRVTNDVDMIGQTLNQSVGSLVTAVVMFLGSLIMMFSINVTMTLSAIAATAVGFVLMIFIISKSQKYFIRQQKDLGRMNGHIEEIYSGHDIVKVYNGDKEAKQQFNKINESLFKSAWRSQFMSGMMMPLMIFIGNLGYVVVCVVGATLAMKGTITFGVIVSFMVYIRLFTQPLSQLAQAATSLQSTAAASERVFEFLDEDELEDESDKETILNANDVKGNVEFKNVKFGYTKEKLIIKDFSAHIKAGQKVAIVGPTGAGKTTLVNLLMRFYEVDSGEIKIEDVPTNSITRKNVHDLFCMVLQDTWLFEGTIKENIIYNKVEVTDEEVVAACKAVGLDHFIRTLPKGYDTALNDKASLSVGQKQLLTIARAMVKKAPLLILDEATSSVDTRTEALIQEAMDKLMVGKTSFVIAHRLSTIRNADLILVMKDGDIIESGNHEELIAEKGFYADLYNSQFEDAS from the coding sequence ATGCGTAATAATCAAACAAATAGTCCTCGAAAAAGTAGCGGTGGCCCAGGAGGAATGGTAGCTCCTGGAGAAAAGCCAAAGAACTTTAAAAAGCCGTGGGGAAAGTTAATTGCCTATTGTAAACCGTATTTACCAGCGATTGTCTTTGCGCTTGTATTGGCAGCTGTAGGAACCATTTTTACTATCATTGGGCCCAATATGCTTAGTGAAATAACTGATTTAATTACGGAGGGTATGGCAGGTAAGATTGATATTACGGCAATAGGAAATATTGCTCTACTTCTTGCTATTTTGTACGGACTGAGTTTTATTTTCAGCTATATTCAGTCGTTTATTATGGCCACTATTACTCAGCGAGTATCCAAACGATTACGTACGGATATTGCTGACAAAATCGATAAATTACCATTAAAATATTTTGACTCTACGACCTATGGAGATGTATTAAGTCGTGTCACAAACGATGTAGATATGATTGGTCAGACTTTAAATCAAAGTGTTGGTTCGTTAGTGACAGCGGTCGTTATGTTCCTAGGGTCTTTAATTATGATGTTCTCAATTAATGTTACGATGACACTTTCGGCTATTGCTGCAACGGCAGTTGGATTTGTATTAATGATTTTCATCATATCCAAATCACAAAAATATTTCATACGCCAGCAGAAAGACCTTGGTAGAATGAATGGGCATATTGAAGAAATTTACTCAGGGCATGATATAGTGAAGGTTTATAACGGCGATAAAGAAGCGAAGCAACAATTTAATAAAATCAATGAAAGCTTGTTTAAAAGTGCGTGGAGATCACAGTTTATGTCAGGGATGATGATGCCCCTTATGATCTTTATTGGAAATTTGGGATATGTTGTTGTTTGTGTAGTAGGTGCTACACTAGCGATGAAAGGTACCATTACATTTGGTGTTATCGTTTCATTTATGGTTTATATTCGTTTATTTACACAGCCATTGTCTCAGTTAGCACAGGCAGCAACAAGTTTGCAGTCAACTGCTGCAGCAAGCGAACGTGTATTTGAATTCTTAGACGAAGATGAGCTTGAAGACGAAAGTGACAAAGAAACTATATTAAATGCCAATGATGTCAAAGGTAATGTGGAATTTAAAAATGTTAAGTTTGGATATACGAAAGAGAAGCTTATTATTAAAGATTTCTCTGCTCATATCAAAGCCGGCCAAAAAGTTGCAATTGTTGGACCTACCGGTGCAGGGAAAACAACGCTTGTTAACCTCCTTATGCGTTTCTATGAAGTTGATAGTGGTGAAATAAAAATTGAGGATGTACCGACTAATTCGATTACTCGTAAAAATGTTCATGATCTATTTTGTATGGTGTTGCAAGATACTTGGTTATTTGAAGGTACGATTAAGGAAAATATAATTTATAACAAAGTAGAAGTAACTGATGAAGAAGTAGTTGCGGCTTGTAAGGCAGTAGGTTTGGACCATTTTATTAGAACTTTGCCTAAAGGTTACGATACAGCTTTAAATGATAAAGCGAGCTTATCTGTAGGGCAAAAACAGCTGCTTACTATTGCAAGGGCCATGGTAAAAAAAGCACCGTTACTTATTTTAGATGAGGCTACTAGTTCCGTTGACACTCGTACTGAAGCGCTTATTCAAGAAGCGATGGATAAATTGATGGTGGGTAAAACATCATTTGTTATTGCACACAGACTTTCAACAATTAGAAATGCCGATTTGATTTTGGTTATGAAAGACGGAGATATTATTGAAAGTGGTAATCACGAAGAGTTAATTGCTGAAAAAGGATTTTATGCGGATTTATACAATAGTCAGTTTGAAGATGCATCTTAA
- a CDS encoding YndM family protein — protein sequence MNGFTVVLIKFISCIIAFSIGLALFFPATFVQIISFSLFVTIVSYMFVDKIILNRIGNTGAIMSDFLLTYLSVWIFGNILLDNYMQIAWGSFLSATVFTLSEVIVHRFSSSHTRHNNDNIHINRRFAYGTEFAEEQNILDKDKKK from the coding sequence TTGAATGGTTTTACTGTAGTTCTTATTAAGTTTATATCGTGCATTATCGCATTTAGTATTGGACTTGCTTTATTTTTCCCTGCAACATTCGTCCAAATTATTTCATTTAGTCTCTTTGTTACAATCGTATCCTATATGTTCGTCGATAAAATCATATTAAACCGAATTGGCAATACTGGTGCCATTATGTCGGATTTCTTACTAACGTATTTAAGCGTATGGATTTTCGGTAATATTTTATTAGACAATTACATGCAAATAGCATGGGGCAGCTTCCTTTCCGCTACAGTCTTTACATTATCTGAAGTAATCGTTCATCGCTTTTCTAGCTCACACACAAGGCACAACAATGATAACATTCATATTAATCGCCGCTTTGCATATGGTACGGAGTTTGCTGAAGAGCAGAATATATTGGATAAAGATAAGAAGAAATAA
- a CDS encoding sigma-70 family RNA polymerase sigma factor produces MDEVQLKEWLYKMESGEQGAFRFIYEHTCKDIYKTVVFLVGSQNEDVDDIVNEVYIQMWKSVTNYDINRSFRFWLHGLVVNQVQDWRRKSWRRFRIFEKKKMYEQDRPYIMHEDILHKETRNELVEIVQKLSYKHREVIIMRYFHEYSMEEIAALLQIPIGTVKSRLHTALKRLRVEMEHMPDIREGEINGF; encoded by the coding sequence TTGGATGAAGTACAATTAAAAGAATGGCTATATAAAATGGAATCTGGGGAGCAAGGAGCCTTTCGATTTATTTATGAGCACACATGTAAAGATATTTATAAAACAGTAGTATTTTTAGTAGGAAGTCAAAACGAAGATGTAGACGATATAGTGAATGAAGTGTACATACAAATGTGGAAGTCCGTAACAAACTATGATATAAATCGTTCCTTTCGTTTTTGGTTACATGGACTAGTTGTGAACCAAGTACAGGATTGGCGTCGTAAATCGTGGCGAAGGTTTCGAATTTTTGAAAAGAAAAAAATGTATGAACAAGATCGTCCTTACATTATGCATGAAGATATTTTACATAAGGAAACACGTAATGAATTGGTGGAGATTGTCCAAAAATTATCTTATAAGCATCGTGAAGTAATAATTATGCGTTACTTCCATGAATATAGCATGGAGGAAATTGCTGCACTTCTTCAAATTCCTATTGGTACAGTGAAATCCCGGTTACATACGGCGCTAAAACGATTAAGAGTTGAAATGGAGCATATGCCAGACATAAGAGAGGGAGAAATAAATGGATTTTGA